In Saccharomyces kudriavzevii IFO 1802 strain IFO1802 genome assembly, chromosome: 9, the following proteins share a genomic window:
- the MND2 gene encoding Mnd2p (similar to Saccharomyces cerevisiae MND2 (YIR025W); ancestral locus Anc_2.659): MVRALRDIALFNDIRRNQDPAGAKHEKYSMRDLRSKKNQHGNCMNDDDDNSLERFIRRKKSRVIKYIPSLSAYNVFSEFPYFPTSSGQLQDGKLDEFMMLSEQYKSKLPKIRKLGWNRFKPIGINKTMYDSEMLKSRVQAQNAERKSEEDFREPSFREEDLGHNGSVERMVLPHVLQENDDDIGEGVADSHSVVNDGIVVFSNNSANHSHNEGASEEDEISYDYDAEFDHVVDEEDNEEEESQGEEIEAEREKIVPDDLLIRPTSLSRSLQQFVEEVHHIDRNPYDIDSDNDGEDSKIELGMNPDFDDDGETRREARGYDYGQSSTSYGEITPDLASNWRNWTRERITSLDELMERRARQHRGED; the protein is encoded by the coding sequence ATGGTGAGAGCACTGAGAGATATAGCATTATTTAACGATATAAGAAGGAATCAGGATCCTGCAGGGGCCAAGCATGAAAAGTACAGCATGAGAGATCTCCGGAGTAAGAAGAATCAACACGGAAATTGTATGaacgacgatgacgataACTCTCTTGAAAGGTTcataagaagaaagaaatccAGAGTCATAAAATATATTCCATCATTGTCAGCTTATAATGTGTTCAGCGAGTTTCCTTATTTCCCTACCTCGTCTGGTCAACTACAAGACGGTAAGTTAGACGAATTCATGATGCTATCGGAACAATATAAAAGTAAGCTGCCCAAAATACGTAAATTAGGATGGAATAGGTTCAAACCAATAGGCATTAATAAAACCATGTATGATTCAGAAATGCTAAAATCCCGAGTACAAGCTCAAAACGCAGAAAGAAAGAGCGAGGAAGACTTTAGGGAGCCAAGTTTTAGGGAAGAGGACCTCGGACATAATGGCTCTGTGGAACGCATGGTATTACCTCATGTTTTACaggaaaatgatgatgatatcgGTGAAGGTGTGGCAGACTCCCATAGCGTTGTAAATGATGGTATAGTCGTGTTCTCTAATAACAGCGCTAATCATTCACACAATGAGGGAGCatctgaagaagatgagatATCATATGATTACGATGCAGAGTTTGATCATGTTGtagacgaagaagataatgaggaagaagaatctCAGggagaagaaatagaagcTGAGAGAGAGAAGATTGTTCCAGATGACCTATTAATAAGGCCCACTTCACTATCACGCTCCTTACAACAATTTGTGGAGGAGGTTCATCACATAGACAGAAATCCATATGATATTGATAGTGATAATGACGGAGAGgattcaaaaatagaacTAGGTATGAATCCTGACTTTGATGATGACGGGGAAACCAGGAGAGAGGCAAGAGGGTACGATTACGGCCAATCCTCAACTTCTTATGGTGAGATCACACCTGATCTAGCGAGCAATTGGAGAAATTGGACTAGGGAAAGGATAACTAGCTTAGATGAATTAATGGAAAGGCGTGCCAGGCAACATCGAGGCGAAGACTag
- the DAL2 gene encoding allantoicase (similar to Saccharomyces cerevisiae DAL2 (YIR029W); ancestral locus Anc_4.352a) has protein sequence MKFFGLAEESEFKFIITSKHKAVDVIGSKLGGQVVSFSDEWFASAENLIKPTVPIRDPTRFVHSGAWYDGWETRRHNEMEYDWVIIKMGVAAAQIIGGEVDTAFFNGNQAPFVSIEALHDGGEEGNIVEDDQRWVEVVEKFECGPSQKHFFIRSSGLTEQKFTHIKLKMYPDGGIARFRLYGRVAPPEVKPESHVIDLAYVCNGAVALECSDQHFGSADNLLLPGRGHDMSDGWETKRSRQSGHIDWATIQLGRESSFIDKIIVDTAHYRGNFPQFIIVEGCLREPESSGNVNGTAWVELVGKSKTGPDKEHMYEICKNIRISHIKLKIIPDGGVKRIRVWGY, from the coding sequence ATGAAGTTTTTTGGTTTAGCGGAAGAATCAGAATTTAAATTCATAATTACCTCAAAACACAAAGCGGTAGATGTTATAGGGTCCAAGCTAGGTGGTCAAGTGGTTTCCTTTTCAGACGAATGGTTTGCCTCTGCCGAAAATCTAATTAAACCAACCGTTCCAATAAGGGATCCTACCAGATTTGTGCACTCCGGTGCATGGTACGATGGTTGGGAGACACGAAGACATAATGAAATGGAATACGACTGGGTTATCATCAAGATGGGGGTTGCTGCCGCTCAAATTATCGGTGGGGAAGTTGACACCGCATTCTTCAACGGTAATCAAGCACCATTCGTTTCTATCGAAGCACTCCATGATGGGGGTGAAGAAGGTAATATAGTGGAGGACGATCAACGTTGGGTCGAAGTTGTTGAGAAATTTGAGTGTGGTCCTTCacaaaaacatttttttatcagaAGTAGCGGCCTTACCGAGCAAAAGTTCACCCAcatcaaattgaaaatgtaCCCCGATGGTGGAATCGCCAGATTTAGGCTATACGGGAGGGTCGCTCCTCCAGAAGTCAAACCTGAGAGTCATGTAATTGACTTAGCTTATGTTTGCAATGGTGCTGTTGCCTTAGAGTGTTCGGATCAACATTTTGGTTCAGCTGATAATTTGCTACTGCCAGGGCGAGGCCATGACATGTCTGACGGCTGGGAAACCAAAAGATCAAGACAGTCAGGACATATTGATTGGGCAACAATACAATTGGGCAGGGAATCCTCCTTCATTGACAAAATCATTGTCGATACAGCACATTATAGGGGAAACTTTCCACAGTTTATTATCGTGGAAGGTTGTTTAAGGGAGCCAGAATCGAGTGGCAACGTTAATGGGACAGCATGGGTGGAGCTTGttggaaaatcaaaaacagGGCCTGATAAAGAACATATGTATGAAATATGTAAGAATATAAGGATTTCCCATATCAAACTAAAGATTATTCCAGATGGGGGagtgaaaagaataagagTTTGGGGGTACTAA
- the DAL4 gene encoding allantoin permease (similar to Saccharomyces cerevisiae DAL4 (YIR028W)), with product MASDALSAIFSNASRKGVQPSTSIVSYTDTKKNDIIDVENGKFNKNKNINTNVYVDNSSIEESEVDPLPDTKSIWSKIYYDFIVLDKTTLNVSLKNSFLYNRDLKPVEEERRCWSWFNYLYFWLADCFNINTWQIAGTGLQMGLNWWQCWLTVWIGYTFAGIFVVLNSRFGSAYHLSFPITVRASFGIFFSMWPIINRVVMAIVWYAVQAWLGATPVALMLKSIFGKHLEDRIPNHFGSPNSTTFEFMCFFIFWVISIPFVLVAPHKIRHLFTVKAALIPFAAFGFLIWALKKSHGKIELGTLNDYSPHGSEFSWIFVRSLMACIANFAALIINAPDFGRFAKNPQASLWPQMVAIPLFFAITCLIGIIVTAAGYHLYGVNYWSPLDVLGQFLETTYTRGTRAGVFLISFVFALAQLGTNISANSLACGADMTALFPRYINIRRGSLFCVGMALCICPWNLMASSSKFTSALGAYAIFLSSIAGVICADYFIVRRGYIKLTHLFLAQKGSFYMFGNKFGVNWRALVAYICGIAPNLPGFIGDVGAPKITVSDGAMKIYYLGYPVGFFISAVIYTTLCYFFPVPGIPVTNFLTEKGWFQRWAYVEDFEQDWKNELRREDLCDDTISIYDISDEKIVY from the coding sequence atgGCAAGCGACGCTTTGAGTGCTATTTTCAGTAACGCTTCTAGAAAGGGGGTTCAGCCTTCTACATCTATTGTGTCGTATACAGATACTAAAAAGAACGATATTATAGATGTCGAAAATGGGAAATTtaacaagaataaaaacattAATACAAACGTTTATGTCGACAATTCTTCGATAGAGGAGAGTGAGGTCGATCCTTTGCCCGACACAAAATCCATTTGGAGCAAAATTTACTATGATTTTATTGTCTTGGACAAGACAACATTGAACGTTTCGCTGAAGAATTCCTTTTTATATAACAGAGACTTGAAACCggttgaagaagagagaaGGTGTTGGTCTTGGTTCaattatttatatttctGGCTGGCAGATTGTTTCAATATCAACACATGGCAAATCGCTGGTACGGGTCTGCAAATGGGTCTGAACTGGTGGCAATGTTGGCTAACAGTTTGGATCGGTTATACTTTTGCCGGTATCTTCGTTGTCCTGAATTCAAGATTTGGTTCCGCCTACCATTTGTCCTTTCCCATTACTGTAAGAGCCTCGTTTGGtatcttcttctccatGTGGCCAATCATAAATCGTGTCGTGATGGCTATTGTGTGGTATGCAGTGCAAGCGTGGTTAGGCGCTACTCCTGTGGCACTGATGCTAAAATCTATTTTTGGCAAGCATTTAGAAGATAGAATTCCAAATCATTTTGGTTCTCCAAATAGTACTACTTTCGAATTCATGTgtttcttcatattttggGTGATCAGCATACCATTTGTTCTGGTGGCTCCTCATAAAATTAGGCATTTGTTCACAGTGAAAGCAGCTTTAATTCCCTTTGCAGCTTTTGGGTTTTTAATTTGGGCTTTAAAGAAGTCACAcggaaaaattgaactGGGAACACTAAACGATTACTCACCTCATGGTTCTGAATTTTCGTGGATATTCGTTAGATCCTTAATGGCCTGCATTGCCAATTTTGCTGCTTTGATTATCAACGCTCCTGATTTTGGTAGATTTGCCAAAAATCCTCAAGCATCTCTGTGGCCGCAAATGGTTGCCATCCCATTATTCTTTGCTATTACTTGTTTAATTGGTATCATCGTTACCGCGGCCGGTTATCACTTATATGGAGTCAACTATTGGTCACCCTTGGATGTCCTTGgtcaatttttggaaacaaCCTACACAAGAGGTACTAGGGCAGGtgtctttttgatttccttcGTGTTTGCCTTAGCTCAATTGGGTACAAATATTTCGGCTAATTCGTTAGCATGTGGTGCGGATATGACAGCTTTATTTCCAAggtatattaatattagAAGAGGTTCCTTATTCTGTGTCGGAATGGCTCTATGTATCTGTCCATGGAACCTGATGGCCAGTTCGAGTAAGTTCACCAGTGCCCTAGGTGCTTATGCGATTTTCCTTTCTAGTATTGCTGGTGTCATTTGCGCAGATTATTTCATAGTCAGAAGAGGGTATATAAAATTAACACATTTATTCCTCGCGCAGAAAGGCTCTTTCTACATGTTTGGAAATAAATTTGGTGTCAATTGGAGGGCTCTTGTTGCGTACATTTGCGGTATAGCACCAAATTTACCTGGTTTTATAGGTGATGTTGGCGCTCCAAAAATAACAGTGTCAGACGGTGCAATGaaaatttattatttgGGTTATCCAGTGGGGTTTTTTATTAGTGCAGTAATTTACACCACATTATGTTACTTTTTCCCAGTTCCTGGTATTCCAGTCACTAATTTTCTCACAGAGAAGGGTTGGTTTCAAAGATGGGCTTATGTCGAGGACTTCGAACAAGATTGGAAGAACGAGCTACGTAGAGAAGATCTATGCGATGATACGATCAGTATTTATGATATTAGCGACGAAAAGATAGTTTATTGA
- the DAL7 gene encoding malate synthase DAL7 (similar to Saccharomyces cerevisiae DAL7 (YIR031C)), with protein MVKISLDNTALYADVDTTARFEPSRTTVADILTKDALEFIVLLHRTFNSRRKQLLANRSDLQSRIDSGDYRLDFLPETEQIRNDPTWQGAIPAPGLINRSSEITGPPLRNMLVNALNAEVTTYMTDFEDSSSPTWENMIYGQVNLYDAIRNQIDFKTSRKEYKLKDDISKLPTLIVRPRGWHMVEKHLYVDNEPISASVFDFGLYFYHNAKELVKIGKGPYFYLPKMEHHMEVKLWNDIFCVAQDFIGMARGTIRATVLIETLPAAFQMEEIIYQIRQHSSGLNCGRWDYIFSTIKKLRNLPEHVLPNRDLVTMTSPFMNAYVKKLINTCHRRGVHAMGGMAAQIPIKDDPKANEIAMNKVRTDKIREMKNGHDGSWVAHPALAPICNEVFSNMGTANQIYFIPDVNVASSDLLNTSIQDAQVTIDGIRVNLDIGLQYMEAWLRGSGCVPINHLMEDAATAEVSRCQLYQWVKHGVTLSDTGEKVTPELTAKILDEETRKLASTSPLGEGNKFSLAAKYFLPEVTGKIFSDFLTTLLYDEIIEPNAKPIDLSKL; from the coding sequence ATGGTGAAGATAAGTTTAGATAACACTGCGCTGTATGCAGACGTTGACACAACTGCTCGATTCGAGCCCTCTAGAACTACTGTGGCTGATATTTTGACTAAAGACGCCTTGGAATTTATCGTTTTGCTACATAGGACTTTCAACTCAAGGCGTAAACAGCTTTTAGCTAATAGAAGCGATCTACAGTCTAGGATAGATTCTGGCGACTATCGACTTGATTTCTTACCGGAAACCGAACAAATCAGAAACGATCCGACTTGGCAGGGAGCTATCCCTGCCCCTGGTTTGATCAACAGATCCAGTGAGATCACAGGCCCACCATTGAGGAATATGTTGGTGAACGCATTGAACGCAGAAGTGACGACGTACATGACTGATTTCGAAGATTCTTCATCTCCAACTTGGGAAAACATGATATATGGTCAAGTTAATCTTTACGATGCTATCAGAAATCAAATCGACTTCAAGACCTCAAGAAAGGAGTACAAATTGAAGGATgacatttcaaaattgccTACTTTGATCGTTAGACCTCGAGGCTGGCACATGGTGGAGAAGCATCTTTATGTAGATAATGAGCCAATCAGTGCATCcgtttttgattttggttTATACTTTTATCATAACGCTAAAGAGTTGGTCAAGATTGGTAAGGGCCCTTACTTTTACTTACCAAAGATGGAACACCACATGGAGGTTAAACTATGGAATGACATATTTTGCGTTGCCCAAGATTTTATCGGAATGGCCCGCGGCACTATTAGAGCGACTGTGCTGATTGAAACCTTACCAGCAGCTTTCCAAATGGAGGAGATTATATATCAAATAAGACAACATTCCAGTGGTTTGAATTGTGGTCGCTGGGATTACATATTTTCAACgatcaagaaattacgGAATTTGCCCGAACACGTTTTGCCTAATAGAGATCTAGTGACTATGACTTCACCCTTTATGAATGCTTACGTTAAAAAATTGATCAACACATGTCACCGTAGAGGCGTCCATGCGATGGGTGGCATGGCTGCACAAATTCCTATCAAGGACGATCCAAAGGCCAATGAGATTGCTATGAACAAGGTTCGTACTGATAAGATCagagaaatgaaaaatgggCATGACGGTTCATGGGTGGCACACCCTGCATTGGCTCCAATCTGTAATGAAGTCTTTAGCAATATGGGTACAGCAAACCAAATATACTTTATTCCAGATGTAAACGTCGCCTCATCAGATTTATTAAATACGAGTATTCAAGACGCACAGGTTACAATTGACGGAATTAGAGTAAATTTAGATATTGGTTTGCAATATATGGAAGCTTGGTTGAGGGGATCTGGTTGTGTCCCCATTAATCACCTGATGGAAGACGCGGCTACCGCAGAAGTATCGCGTTGTCAATTGTACCAATGGGTTAAACACGGTGTCACCCTAAGCGATACTGGTGAAAAGGTGACTCCAGAGCTGACCGCCAAAATATTAGATGAGGAAACTAGAAAATTAGCTTCAACAAGTCCCTTAGGTGAGGGGAACAAGTTCTCATTGGCAGCTAAGTATTTTCTTCCTGAGGTCACGGGTAAAATTTTCAGCGATTTCTTGACCACTCTACTATATGATGAAATTATTGAGCCAAATGCCAAGCCAATCGATTTAAGTAAATTATAG
- the INA22 gene encoding Ina22p (similar to Saccharomyces cerevisiae YIR024C; ancestral locus Anc_2.652), whose amino-acid sequence MFSVRSPLKNGLMRSFSRMKMAARTVTSASTSVKSKSRYDKTMNKPLLLVMVFGSILNAGIVEKRKTNDMERKYHLKVDKLKELIQRVHDNNGKVDFNADDELKLVNLCLGIVNRNQPTMEEDKNDIMIPKEESLEEIWQSIIEEAKKEVMEPTSINDAKNKDGIVTDLDLLKNLKNSKKEDEQVYLNGDIHMIMNKPGDLNEIAKENVKMPKFL is encoded by the coding sequence ATGTTTTCGGTAAGATCTCCATTAAAGAATGGGCTTATGAGGAGTTTTAGTCGCATGAAGATGGCAGCTAGGACTGTTACATCAGCGAGTACAAGTGTTAAGTCGAAGTCAAGGTACGATAAAACGATGAACAAGCCTTTACTCTTGGTAATGGTGTTTGGGTCGATATTGAACGCTGGAATAGttgaaaagaggaaaactAATGATATGGAAAGAAAGTATCATTTAAAGGTCGATAAGTTGAAAGAGCTGATACAAAGAGTTCATGATAATAATGGAAAGGTAGATTTTAACgcagatgatgaattgaaaCTAGTAAATTTATGTTTAGGAATTGTCAATAGAAATCAACCTACGatggaagaagataaaaatgacATCATGATTCCTAAGGAGGAGTCACTGGAAGAGATTTGGCAAAGTATAATAGAAGAggcaaagaaagaagtgATGGAACCGACTTCAATCAATGATGCTAAGAACAAAGATGGGATTGTCACAGACTTGGATCTtctgaagaatttgaaaaattcaaaaaaagaagatgaacaAGTTTATTTAAATGGTGATATCCATATGATAATGAATAAGCCAGGtgatttgaatgaaattgccaaagaaaatgtcAAAATGCCAAAGTTTCTATAG
- the DAL3 gene encoding ureidoglycolate hydrolase (similar to Saccharomyces cerevisiae DAL3 (YIR032C); ancestral locus Anc_8.594a), with protein MMTLIAEPLTIETFREYGSIISPDEEISRLHSLRKDANQGTAIKLLQVSSVENGSSSKVPNWNLFRCFPQSHLKRAFLQESPQGVPHKIKVLEKHPCSSQTFVPMGRASTEVAYLVVVAKEIANKPDLSTLRAFTCLGGQAVTYGLGIWHAPMIVLGEQEHLDFAVLIYESLDPERPERDCVEEHYGDSGICITV; from the coding sequence ATGATGACATTGATTGCAGAGCCGTTGACGATAGAAACCTTCAGGGAATACGGGTCGATAATCTCACCAGATGAAGAGATTTCTAGACTTCACAGCCTCAGGAAGGATGCGAACCAGGGGACAGCAATCAAGTTACTTCAAGTGAGTTCGGTGGAGAACGGGTCGAGTAGTAAGGTTCCTAATTGGAACTTGTTTCGTTGCTTTCCACAATCGCACCTGAAGAGAgcatttcttcaagaatcCCCTCAAGGGGTTCCTCATAAGATTAAAGTCCTTGAAAAGCACCCGTGTAGTTCTCAGACGTTTGTACCCATGGGGAGAGCGTCCACCGAAGTAGCATACTTGGTAGTAGTGGCTAAAGAAATCGCAAATAAACCGGACCTGTCTACGTTAAGAGCTTTTACGTGTTTAGGCGGACAGGCTGTCACCTATGGCCTGGGCATCTGGCATGCACCCATGATAGTGCTTGGTGAGCAGGAGCATTTAGATTTTGCCGTCTTGATTTACGAAAGTCTGGATCCGGAGAGGCCCGAGCGGGATTGTGTGGAAGAACACTACGGCGACAGTGGCATTTGCATTACCGTCTAA
- the YVH1 gene encoding tyrosine protein phosphatase YVH1 (similar to Saccharomyces cerevisiae YVH1 (YIR026C); ancestral locus Anc_2.660), with translation MSENTALAEEEVIRVLGGIYLGGIRPIMEHRPLGAEFNITHILSVVRFQVIPEYLIRKGYTLKNIPIDDDDMTDVLQFFDETNRFIDQCLFPNEVEYSPRLVDFKKKPQRGAVFAHCQAGISRSVTFIVAYLMYRYGLTLSMAMHAVRRKKANVEPNENFMEQLKLFEQMGGDFVDFNNPTYKQLKLKQSIRLDPSGNDLVSNAKMFKDSESSQDLDKLTEAEKSKVTAVRCKKCRTKLALSTSFIAHDPPSKESSEGHFIKRAANSHRIIDIQESQANCSHFFIEPLKWMQPELQGKQELEGKFSCPGCSSKVGGYNWKGSRCSCGKWVIPAIHLRTSKVDQFPIQSTVLPNMVNFESEKMK, from the coding sequence ATGTCAGAGAACACAGCGTTAgccgaagaagaagttatTAGAGTGTTGGGGGGCATATATCTTGGTGGGATCCGCCCCATCATGGAACACAGACCATTAGGTGCAGAATTCAATATCACTCATATACTCTCTGTTGTTAGGTTTCAAGTAATTCCTGAGTACTTAATAAGGAAGGGATACACGCTAAAGAACATACCGATCGATGACGACGACATGACAGATGTGCTGCAGTTTTTTGACGAAACTAACCGGTTCATTGATCAATGTTTGTTTCCCAATGAAGTTGAGTATTCGCCTAGATTGGTAGATtttaaaaagaaaccaCAGCGTGGTGCTGTTTTCGCTCATTGCCAAGCGGGAATATCGAGATCTGTGACTTTCATTGTGGCATATTTGATGTATCGCTATGGGCTGACACTATCAATGGCAATGCATGCCGTTAGGAGGAAGAAAGCAAATGTTGAACCAAATGAGAATTTCATGGAACAACTAAAACTTTTCGAACAGATGGGAGGAGATTTTGTTGATTTCAACAACCCCACTTATAAGCAACTGAAGCTGAAGCAATCTATTAGGCTGGATCCATCAGGTAATGACTTAGTGTCCAATGCCAAAATGTTCAAAGATTCAGAATCATCTCAAGACCTGGATAAACTGACTGAAGCAGAGAAAAGCAAAGTTACCGCAGTGAGATGTAAGAAATGTAGAACTAAATTAGCATTATCCACATCTTTCATCGCACATGATCCTCCAAGTAAGGAGTCATCAGAAGGTCATTTCATTAAGAGGGCTGCAAATTCTCACCGTATTATCGATATTCAAGAATCCCAAGCAAACTGTTCGCACTTCTTTATCGAACCATTGAAATGGATGCAACCTGAACTACAAGGTAAACAAGAGTTagaaggaaaattttcatgCCCAGGCTGTTCTAGCAAAGTCGGTGGATACAATTGGAAGGGATCTAGGTGCAGTTGTGGTAAATGGGTTATTCCCGCCATCCACTTGCGAACCAGTAAAGTAGACCAATTTCCCATACAATCCACTGTTTTGCCCAACATGgtaaattttgaatctgaaaaaatgaagtgA
- the DCG1 gene encoding Dcg1p (similar to Saccharomyces cerevisiae DCG1 (YIR030C); ancestral locus Anc_1.21a): MGARILVVNPNSSNSMTVSLQETIEKTFLGKAYEISYFTGPSTSPPQIDGHETSIQSMEACYPLLVDDEESVYFFQKFDGILIACFSDHPLVTRLKGVAAKKKSRVSVIGLLDSSVQYCNLIGKNFSIITSNKEWISILNNSVKSKFLTRNTIDKNLWKGTVSTDLQVLDLHSPDNFQQIADIICDKNIRNLDSEIVILGCAGFSGLQNKLAKKFEEDGVLFLDTIEIGLEILMTMIKFIKSQKYIET; this comes from the coding sequence ATGGGAGCAAGAATCCTTGTTGTTAATCCCAATAGTTCTAATTCAATGACCGTTTCTCTGCAGGAAACCATTGAGAAGACTTTTTTGGGAAAAGCATATGAAATCAGTTATTTTACAGGGCCGAGTACCTCACCACCACAGATTGATGGTCATGAAACAAGTATTCAAAGTATGGAAGCCTGTTATCCCCTTTTAGttgatgacgaagaatcagtttatttctttcagaAATTTGATGGGATACTGATTGCCTGTTTTTCTGATCATCCTTTGGTGACAAGATTAAAGGGTGTAgctgccaaaaaaaaatccagaGTTTCGGTGATTGGTTTGTTAGATAGTAGTGTCCAGTATTGCAATTTGATtggaaagaatttttccatcattACTTCCAACAAAGAATGGATTTCAATATTGAATAACTCTGtgaaatcaaaattcttgacTAGAAACACTATTGATAAAAATCTATGGAAAGGTACTGTATCAACTGATTTACAGGTCCTCGACTTGCATAGTCCGGATAATTTTCAGCAAATCGCAGATATTATATGcgataaaaatattagaaATCTTGATTCAGAAATCGTAATATTAGGTTGTGCAGGGTTTTCGGGATTACAAAATAAacttgcaaaaaaattcgagGAAGATGGCGTGTTGTTTCTGGACACCATTGAGATTGGTTTAGAGATTTTAATGACTATGATAAAGTTTATCAAATCACAAAAATATATAGAAACataa
- the DAL1 gene encoding allantoinase (similar to Saccharomyces cerevisiae DAL1 (YIR027C); ancestral locus Anc_3.181a) codes for MPINAIASNNAIINGANKPATIVYSTESGTILEVLEDLVILDKTEITKYQIHTLEDVSPSTLLPGLVDSHVHLNEPGRTSWEGFETGTQAAISGGVTTVIDMPLNAIPPTTNVENFKVKLEAAQGQMWCDVGFWGGLVPHNLSDLVPLVKAGVRGFKGFLLDSGVEEFPPIGKEYIKKALRILGKEDTMMMFHAELPTVDDEQQQHEDNHREYSSFLSSRPDSFEIDAINLILECLRTIDGPVPPVHIVHLASMKAVPLIREARASGLPITTETCFHYLCIAAEQIPDGATYFKCCPPIRSEFNRQGLWDALYEGVITSVVSDHSPCTPELKNLPKGDFFDSWGGIASVGLGLPLMFTQDCSLVDIVTWCCEKTSKQAGMFHQKGAIAPGYDADLVVFDTKSEHVITNSSVYFKNKLTAYNGMVVKGTVLKTILRGQVVYTKANGVTKAPLGKTLLDPRR; via the coding sequence ATGCCTATCAATGCGATCGCCTCCAACAATGCTATTATCAATGGTGCGAACAAACCTGCGACCATTGTGTATTCGACCGAATCAGGCACGATTCTGGAGGTTTTAGAAGATTTGGTTATTCTCGACAAAACTGAGATAACCAAATATCAAATACATACGCTGGAGGACGTATCTCCATCTACACTTCTCCCCGGACTCGTGGATTCTCATGTTCATTTGAACGAGCCCGGTAGAACAAGTTGGGAAGGATTCGAAACCGGAACTCAAGCTGCTATTAGCGGCGGGGTCACGACGGTGATTGATATGCCGCTAAATGCTATTCCTCCGACGACAAATGTCGAAAATTTTAAGGTTAAATTGGAAGCTGCTCAGGGCCAAATGTGGTGCGATGTTGGATTTTGGGGTGGTCTTGTACCACACAACTTATCAGATCTGGTTCCCCTTGTTAAAGCTGGTGTTCGTGGATTCAAAGGATTCTTGCTTGACTCGGGGGTGGAGGAGTTCCCCCCCATTGGTAAGGAATACATCAAAAAGGCATTGAGGATCTTAGGTAAGGAGGACACCATGATGATGTTTCACGCTGAGTTGCCCACAGTGGACGATgagcaacagcaacacGAGGACAATCATCGTGAGTATTCTTCGTTTTTATCTTCGAGACCagattcttttgaaatagaCGCCATCAATTTGATTCTCGAATGTTTGCGTACTATAGATGGCCCAGTACCTCCTGTACATATAGTTCACTTAGCATCGATGAAGGCTGTTCCATTGATCAGGGAGGCGCGTGCTTCGGGACTACCAATAACCACAGAGACGTGTTTCCACTACTTGTGCATTGCTGCAGAGCAGATTCCAGACGGAGCCACTTACTTCAAATGCTGCCCCCCCATTCGGTCTGAATTTAACCGCCAAGGTCTATGGGATGCACTGTATGAGGGTGTTATAACTTCAGTGGTGAGCGATCATTCACCTTGCACGCCtgagttgaaaaacttgcCAAAGGgcgatttttttgattcttggGGAGGAATTGCTTCTGTTGGGCTAGGTTTACCCTTGATGTTTACTCAAGATTGCTCTTTAGTGGACATAGTTACATGGTGTTGCGAGAAAACTTCCAAGCAAGCGGGGATGTTTCATCAGAAAGGCGCCATAGCTCCCGGATACGATGCTGACTTAGTAGTATTTGATACGAAGAGCGAACATGTAATAACTAATTCAAGTGTTTACTTCAAGAACAAACTGACTGCCTACAATGGGATGGTAGTCAAGGGTActgttttgaaaactaTACTAAGAGGACAGGTGGTGTATACAAAAGCCAACGGAGTGACGAAAGCGCCATTGGGTAAAACTTTGTTAGATCCGAGACGCTAA